ATTGTATAAGTAATATTTAACTAttgataatcatttttatttttatttttttaacgattttatttatttatttgacagacattgatcacaagtaggcagagaggcagacagagagagagggggaagcagggtccctgatgagcagagagcccgaagccatgtggggctccatcccaggaccctgagatcatgacctgagctgaaggaagaggctttaatccactgagccacccagccatccctaataatcatttttaaaataagaacttcaaatataaaatatgtattttttaaaatattttatttatttatttgacagagagagagagagcaagcacaagcaggggggagcagcagagggagagggagaaacagacttcccactgaaggGAACCCAATGccggactggatcccaggacctcaggattatgacctgagctgaaggctgaaacttagctaactgagccacccaagaaccctacaaaatatattttcaacctGTGATGCTGAAGATACCTTTCCTAGCATCTAtgcttcaaaaaagaaaaccaatgttgtattaggctttgttgttgttgttgttcacagAAATATGTTTAAGCTACTTACTGCACCTTAGATTTTACATTTTGCATatgaataaaactattttaaaggaaTACCTACATAGGTAATGCAATATTTGGACACACAAATTATTATTTACTATGTTACATTAAATTTATTACTATAATTGCATTATAATCATAACATATTTTatcaaaaacatttagaaaactgcatatttttaaactaagataatttttcccaaagaatatcATTAGTGAGGAGATGAGTGATTGAATatttgaatggatgaatgaatggatgaatgaatgataagTTGGTACTATGAGTTGAGAACAGAAACATCTTGTTCTGGAACCTTAATGAAGGCAAGAGTTTAGTCTTCTGGCAAGCAGTTGGTGCTCCAAAAACAGGAGGTCTCTTGTTCTTGCCTAGAACTACAATAATATAACTGAAATGTCTTTCTCATTTGTATATGGATTTATAAATCAGGAGGCACTCTTACTCATATTACCTTGCTTGACAAAGTCATGAGTGTCTTTTGAAAAcattctctgccatcttgcagAATGTGTAAGTGATCCAGAAACCCAAATCATAATTCATTTTTGTATACAAATCCCCAATCACTGGGCAAAATGCAATGCAATTGTTTTCATAATGTCAAACGTTATCTTTTAGGTTATACCTTAATCCTCTTGATACTGCAGAAGTCTTCTTGTTGCAAAACACAAtggcaagaaaaaataatagcagAGATCACTATCCCCTTTGTCATTAAAGTGTCTGGTATTGTCTTCTACACAAAGCATTACCACAAAATACTTCATTATCCCACTTAGTAATTCAGTTATCCAATCCGgtatctcaaataataaaaacataattcaGTCAAAAATGTACAGTTTGGAAATGATCTGACTACACTTAGAGTCTGGAAATAGCCACATGCATTAATAAGGAGAATGATAACAATATAAAATTTTGAAGGCATTCCATCAACTACTTCAACCACTAGAccatgtatatgtttatattatgCTCATGATACCCATTTTTATTGTCTGATGCTAGGGAAAATTTTAACTCTTATTAATCAATGGGTGGACATTTTCTATAGGATAAAAGGTATTACATTCCAGGAATTTTGCCAGATAGATTTATAGATGATAACGTTTGTCCCAGGTAATATAGAATGCAATTAGCAAGAAGGTTTGGGGTGTGAAAAGCTACACTAGGAAAATTACATgtgctttttttatttaaagagctAAATGAATCCAGTGAACATAATCCTGCTGgtttgctgtgatttttttttttggagaatttcTTTGACAAAATTTCATCCCCATTAACCAGAATGTTAAGTGATGTGACAGAGTCATGCGGTTTTAGCAACCTGACCCAAGATGGGGCAATTAGCCTGACTTTCTCCTTCCTGAGTCATAGGTACTCAAATTCTTTGCATGTCATGCCACTCCTCAGATCCTGCTTTTTTGTTTACTTAACCCAATCAAAGTAACTTTCTTTTGTgtgtaaaaatatctttattgcAACAAAGTATTGAAGGAGATATGAAACAGACAAGCTAAGAGAAagagtaaaggaaggaaggatttaAAGAATATGCCCTATACAATACATAAGGACATATTAGGGCATTTGTTACATAGAATTATtagaattcagtatttttttaaagattatttatttattggggagggtatgtgcttttgggtaaattggaaggggaggtgaaccatgagagactatggactcagaaaaacaatctgaggggtttgaagtggcggggggtgggaggttggggtaccaggtggtgggtattatagagggcacggcttgcatggagcactgggtgtggtgaaaaaataatgaatactgttttcctgaaaataaataaattgggaaaaaaaaagattatttatttatttgtttgtcagagagagagaacatgcgcaagcagagtggcaggcgaaggcagagagagaagcaggcacccaactgagcaaggagcccaatgcgggactcgatcccaggaccctgggataatgacctgagccgaaggcagcggcttaactgactgagccacccaggcatcaatGACAATCAATGCTAAGATTTTCCATAGCAAACTGACATTAAGAGAGGCATTTTGTAGTACAAAATGGATATTTCACTCACCTATGCTATTACAGTGACTCCACTGATTATTACCTTAATATGTTGAGATACCCTTTCATGGTACTGGAGCAGTTGCCTGGCACCTTCCTTTTTACCCTTTGCTGGGAAGGCAGCATTGGGAAATGTGAGTATTTTAAGTTCTATCCAGAGGTTAGGTGTTTTGGGGATAGATCTGCCTGGGTTGATTCACACTTGACATTTAAGTCTGATCCTCTACCCTGGACTCATCTATTCTTTGTTGCTTCATAACCCTTGGGTCATTTTGGTTGGTTACAGAGCCCTAGGACACGCATCCTTATCTCCTTTGTCTTTACCCCATAAACAATGGGGTTCATGGTAGGTGGCACCAGTAAGTAGAGGTTTGCCAGGAGGATAAGGACATGTCTGGGTACATGATTTCCAAAGCGATGggtaaagaaggaaaagaaggccaGAGTATAAAATATCAAGATGACACATATATGAGCTCCACATGTTCCAAAGGCCTTAGTCCGGGCTTCCTTGGAAGGTAGCTGGAAGACTGTTCTCAGGATTAGCCAGTAGGACAGGGAGATGAGCACAAAGTCTAGCCCTGTGGTGAGGAGAGCAGCGGTGAGTCCATAAATGCTATTAAGGGCATAGCTATTACAGGCTAACTTGGCAATGCCCATGTTCTCACAGTAGGTATGGTGGATGACATTGCTCCGACAGAAATGCAGCCGGAGAATGAGGAGGACACCAGGAGTGACCACAGCCACACTCCGAGCCAGCAGAGCCAGGCCCACCTTGCTGATGAGAGAGCCTGTAAGTAGGGTTGCATAATGGAGTGGTGCACAGATAGCCACGTAGCGATCAAAAGCCATTGCTAAGAGAACAGCAGACTCAGAGAGGAACAGAGCATGAACAAAAAACATCTGTGTGAGACATGCAGGATAAGTTGATGGGGAAGGGCCCTGCCAGAAGATAATAAGCATTTTGGGCACTGTGACAGTACAAAGGAGAACATCATTGAGTGCCAGCATGGCCAGGAAGAGATACATGGGTTCGTGGAGGTTCCTGTCCCAGGCCACCACTGCCATAACCAGGCCATTTCCTATCACAGCCAAAAGGTACATGAAGCTGAAGGGGATGGAGATCCAGATTTGGAAGTCTTctaatcctgggactccagtcAGCAGAAAGGCACTGAGGTGAGTGGATGTAGAATTACATGGTCTTACGGACAGGTGTCCCAAGTCTgttatatgacagagagaaaatagGTATAGTGCACACtagtagaaaacaaatatttattcttttatcctAGTGACAACCTAACCATTAATTTTGACATGGTGAactggaaggaaaataaaatggtctGAGAAAAGCTATTAATTATCCGAAtaagggtgcctgaatggctcaattggtagagcatgtgactcttaatctccagGTTTTGAGTTCAACCCTCAATTTTGGGCTTAGagcttacaaaacaaaacaaaacaaaataaaacaaaactcaaagaacAGCAACCaacaaagcacacacacacacaaaacccccaccaaaacaaacaaacaaataaataaataaataatttttaaaaccctgaATGATTATAAGCAAATATCACCTCTCTTATGGATTATCTagttctttctggaaaaaaaaattaaatcagaataaTAAGGGTTGAAATCTTTATTTGTGTAAACCTAATTGCTATAACCACATCATGTATGTATatgtcttttgaatttttaaccatgttatgtgtataatttttgtctgcctaataataaaaaaataattaattaaatacagaaaagtCGTTTTCTTTTTTCTCGGTAACATTACATAGAAGTCTGGAGATGGTTAATATTCCATTCTTTGACAAAAATCTTAAGGGGAGGTCATGGGTTGGATGACAGACTGATACATAACGGGCCAGTATAAAGCTTCCAAGTCTCGTTTCCCATCCTGATAGTCTGAGAGATGTTTCCTTACCCTACACTTTTGCTACAGTAAAGAAAAAGTTTTACTCATCTGCCTCTCATTTGAAATCTTGAAGACAATGGACATTTAAACATGAAGTTTAAACTATGCCAAAGTTGTAGCATCATTCAGATCCTAACAAGCACTCTCAAGGATCATGAAGTAGAATCAAGGAAGACACTAAAAATCCAGAGTACAGAGTGTTCTCTTTCAGAACAAGACAGTCACTGAAGATGTCAAAGTCCATTATCATTCAACAGCTATCATTGAAAGACCCATCTACAGAGCAGAGTGATTTCGATTTTCATACTCACCAACCAAAGAATAAGATAACATTTTAGCAACTTTTTAAAGTAACAATAGTTCTTACTTTTAATGTATCAAAaaactataatataaaaatagctGTCTTTAAAAAGTCCCTccaatataaaattattcttttcccaagtcaataaaatcttaattcaATTACTCAAGTTTGTAATTAAGGGCAATACTTTTGGCAAAGGCACAAAGTATGTTTAGAAACGCTTTTGACTGCAATTCTTGAGAACTTTCAAAGTGATAGACAAGTCTAGAAACTGCAAAGGGTACACTTTTCATGTGGCCCTGTCACACCATCACTTAGATCGAAAGCTACACTGTATTACATTATGTCTATTATCCCTGTAATTGTTAATTGAAACCTTTTTCAGATTATCTCTACCCTTCACAATAAATAGggcatattttcatatgaattaacacatatttattcttttctccctcacactgttctctctctctctctctctctcatatgaaattgaaataagaaagaaaagataaaatttttcatCAAAGGGCAAACACACGGAAGGGATgaaattggttttttgttttgtttttctatgtatttgacagagagagagatcacaagtaggcagagaggctggtagagggggagggggaagcaggctccctgctgagcagagagcctgatgcagggtttatcccaggacactgagatcatgacctgagcccaaggtagagccTTTAagccactgacccacccaggcatcctgggatgaaattatttttaatgcaactctgagagctattttttaaaaatggttatccCGTTAAAAATATGGAGGCACCACAATTTTATTAGCCTGGTAAGTTTGTggctttgctgctgctgctgctttatctttttttattgtgttatgttagtcaccatacagtgcatcattagtttttgaggtagtgttccaaagattcattttttgcatataacacccagtgctccatgcaatctgtccctccttaatacccgtcaccaGGCTTTGCTTCTTTTATCTGGTATCTCTCAACAGTGCCTGATTTTGCTCTGTAACAACCACACAGAAACTATCACCATATTTGGATAGAAGTCATATCACATATCAGCACAGGGATGGGCAGTGTAGCAgtaatggtaaaaataatttgCAGTGTGCTAAAGCATTTTCCTAAAACCTATGCTAATCACTTTACATGAATTATCCAATTTAATGGTAACAACTACTATAAGAAATAACTATTGTTAGTGTCCTAATTTTACACAGAAGACAACTCAGGTACCTGAGGACCTTCCTAAGATCGTATTACTAAGGGGTGTGTGAAGCCTGTTTTCAAATCAGGGATCCTAACTGCAGCACCCACAGTTTTAACCATGAAACCATTCTAACTTACCTTTCAGATGCATGGTTTTTCAAGATCAAGGTAGATCTTGAATTTCCTCTTAGCACCTCCCACAGTGATATTCTTAGGTGTTAGGTAAAAATGTCATGTCTGTTTATAGAGATttagagaatgtgtgtgtgtgtgtgcgtgcaaaTAAATATCTATACCTGTATTGTACATAGATCTTTACAACAGCAACTCAAGGACTAACCTCTGGGACAAGAAGTCTTTTGGGTATTTCACATGCTAAGTGATTGCTTTGGCACTTGAGACCCACAGTCAGTATATGGATTAGCAGACTGAATCTATCTTTCACACTTATGAAATTATATTTCCCAATTTTGAACAGCATTTGATAATTTTCCATGTCCAGCCAAGTCTCTGAGCAACATCTCTGTACTTTTTTGCTAGTTCACTATGTAGCCCTTaaacagaactaaaaaaataagGTTTCCTGAGTTAATCTACTGGAACATGGATGTCTTCTAAGACAAATCCTAACTATTGAGATGGCAGTATATTTGAATAACTCCCATTTCTCAAATAAAAGTTTATAAGTTAACACATATTGCTTTATAGAGCAGTTTGAGGTCTacagaaaaataatcagaaagtATACAGCCCACATATGATCCCTTCTCCTCACCCACCCAGTTTCCCCTATATATCACACCTCACATTGCTGTGATATATGTGTCACAGTTCATAAGTCAACATTGCCACATTTTTATTAGCTGAAGTCAGTAGTTTACATAAGACCTCTCCCTTTAGGTTGTACATTGTATGGATTTTGACAAGtatataatgacatgtatgcACCTTTACAGAATCATACACAACAGTTTCACTGCCCTACAAATCCGTTGTGTTCCACCTCACTCTAAGccctctgacaaccactgatcttctgtctccatagttttacttTCTTACACAGTGTCCTGCAGTTGGAAACATGCTGTAATTGTGCCCTTTTGaatcagcttttcttttcttttatcttcttttattttttttcttttcatcatcattagtgtactctttaatccccataaAGTATTTCACCTTTCCTCCTACCCACTTACCCACTGGTTCTCTATAAAGAGTCtgtttggtttgtctttctctttctttttgtttcctctttgctatctgttttctttcttaaattctacatatgagtgagctTATAGGGTGTTTGTGTTtcactgagttatttcacttaacattatactctctagttccatccatgtcatggcaaatggtaagatttcattcttttttatggctgaatgagaTATCTCATTAGTCATGTGATATATCTAAATATCTACATctatatgtagatatagatataatcataaaatgttatgcattcacctattgatggacacttgagcagCTTCTATAGATCAGATATTGTGAATCATGCTGCGATATGTATAAGGGTACATGCATCtctgaattagtatttctgtatCTGGGGGATAAATACCCACTAGCACAATTCCTGGATCTtaggtacttctatttttaattttttgaggtacttacacactgttttccactgtgggtttactagtttgcattccctccaaaGTGCAAGAGgtttcctcttcctccacatctttgccaacacttgcttcttatggttttgattttaaccattctgacagctgtgagatgatatctcactgtagttgtgatgtacatttccctgatgatgagtgcaTTGAGCATCttattttcatgtgtatgttggcTATCTGGCTACCTTccttacagaaatgtctgttcatgtgttttgcccatttttaaatagattagtTTAGGGTGGTGTTGAGTTgtttcagttctttatatattttggatagtaaccctttatctgatatctcatttgcaaatatgttctcccattcagtaggtttcctttcagttttgttgatgtttccttcactgtacagaaactttttattttgatgtagtctaatagtttatttttacttttatttcccttgcatcaggggacctatctagaaaaatgttgctgtgggtGATGTCAAGGAAATTAATGCCTGGACTCTTCaaggatttctgtacattgattttgtattctgtgactttaTTGAGTTCATTTATCAGTCCTAATGGCAGAATCCTTAGGGTTTTGGTGGAGtccttcagtttttctctatatagtatcatgtcatctacaaatagagttttacctcttccttatcaatttggatgccttttgtttctttatgttgtgtaattgctgtggctaggacttccagtactatgttgaataaaagtggtgaaagtggacaacCTTATCGTGTTTCTGACGATAAGGGGAaaactttctgttttttaccattgagtatgaggttagctgtggtttttcatataaagccttcattatgttgaggtaaTTTCTTTCTACACCAACTTTTCAGTGCtagagggtttttatcatgaatggatatggTTTTATCATGGATGGAATGGCTGTACTTTGTCAtatggtttttctgcatctaatgaaatgattatatggtttttatacTTTGTATTATTAATATGACATATCCCTAAGATTATTTTCAGAATATTGACCACCTGGCATACcaggaataaatttcacttgattgtggtgtatgattttttaaaatatatttttgaggggtacctgagtggctcagtgggttaagcctctaccttcagcacaggtcatgatctcagtgtcctgggatcaagccctgcatcatgctctctgctcagcggggagcctgcttccccctctctctttgcctgctgctctgcctacttctgatctctctctctgtcaaataaataagatcttaaaaaaaaaagaaaatccaaaacaaattttaaaaatatcatatatatatatatatatatatatatatatatatatatattttttttttttttttttaaatgttgtctgccaatattttgttgaggatttttgcatctctacTCAGGAGAGATATTGCctgcagttctcttttttgtggtgtctgtatctggttttggtatcagggtgatattggcctcatagaataaatttggaagtgttcctttttcttctattttttgtaataatttgagaagaatagatattaactcttctttaacagtttggtagaattcatctgggACACactctggttctggacttttctTGGTGggaggttttctgttttttggttttttgtttttgctttattttgttttttactgattcaatttcattgcacTTAATTTGGTCtgtccaaattttctatttcttactgttttaattttggtcatttgtatatttctaggaatttacccattgatcctatttgttgacatataaattttcatattttgttgcaattgtttgtatttctgaagtttttattgctatttcttctctttcattagtgattttttttaatttggggcttttctgtctcctttctttcttttcatgaatCTGGCTAGAGAGTTATGAATTTTGTTGATTttacaaagaaccagctcctagtttcatttatctggattttttttaagttccattatttttttaagttttttttatttatttgtttaagagagaaggagatagaaaaaaaagagagagagaaagagcagggggtggggaggagagggagagggacaagcagactctatgatgagcacagagccccatgtagaGCTTGATATCTCCACCCCTAGATCATgacagagctgaaaccaagagtttgactgtcaaccgactgaggcacccaagcacaactgaactacccaggtgcccctctttttaatttaatttaatttttttagtttctatatcatttatttctgttctaatatttatttattttatttttctgggtctGGGTTGTGTTTGttcttctagctcctttaggttgGAAGACaagttatttgagatttttcttgcttcttgaggtaggcctgtattgctataaacttccctcttagaatcacttttgctacatcccaaacATTTTGgaactttgtgttttcattttcatttgttttcatgtatttttttttcttcttttattttctggttgatctattcattgtttagtagcatgttatttatcttccatgtatttgtggcctttccagattttttttcttgtggttgacttctactTTCATAGggttgtgatcagaaa
The genomic region above belongs to Neovison vison isolate M4711 chromosome 7, ASM_NN_V1, whole genome shotgun sequence and contains:
- the LOC122913523 gene encoding olfactory receptor 52Z1-like; translated protein: MHLKDLGHLSVRPCNSTSTHLSAFLLTGVPGLEDFQIWISIPFSFMYLLAVIGNGLVMAVVAWDRNLHEPMYLFLAMLALNDVLLCTVTVPKMLIIFWQGPSPSTYPACLTQMFFVHALFLSESAVLLAMAFDRYVAICAPLHYATLLTGSLISKVGLALLARSVAVVTPGVLLILRLHFCRSNVIHHTYCENMGIAKLACNSYALNSIYGLTAALLTTGLDFVLISLSYWLILRTVFQLPSKEARTKAFGTCGAHICVILIFYTLAFFSFFTHRFGNHVPRHVLILLANLYLLVPPTMNPIVYGVKTKEIRMRVLGLCNQPK